A region of the Sarcophilus harrisii chromosome 3, mSarHar1.11, whole genome shotgun sequence genome:
GTCTATTGCAAACTCATTGAGAATATGAACTATATCTTATCTATGTTCATAGTTCCCAGTGCcaagtgctttgcacataataattgttcagttgtttcctgACATGTCTGATTCATTCTTCAGTTGTAGCCTCATCTtagtgaacccatttggggttttcttggcaaagatactggagtggcttgccatttccttcttcagcttatttacATACGAGGAATTGAGAAAACAGGATTAATggcttgcccaaggccacatagtaagtctgaagtcatatttgaactcaagaagataagtcaCCCTGACTCCAGCCCCTGcattttatccattgcaccacctagcttttAGTAATTGTTGAACtggtttccatttttaaaaagttaatatcaCACCATATTATTATTTTGCCTAATGTATTTTCATGGGACCAATTAATTAGCAACTATAGCTAATCTATACCtatacacatccatatatatatatacatacaaatgtacatatacacacaaatataataaacaatagtTCCTGATGGTGAGTGACTTGCTGCAATAGATAACTGAAGGCTTTTGCAGTTACCAAGTATTAAAAATCTTACCCTGTGCATCTATCTCTGCAAATGATCTTTCTTGTGATCTTATTAAGCCAatcaatttttaatctttttaataaaaacaatctttataaAATGATCCTGAAATATTGCAAGGTATATTATAACCTCTTCATTATTATTACTCAAGTtattaactttgaaaaaaaactgTCATGCACAGACAGTTAATATTTTTGGGAAAATGGTGTTCTTTAATGCTTATAGTATCCTTGTTGATTTAGGAATGATCTCCCATTCAAATCTACCTACAATTGAAATAACCTGAGAATCCTTAAGGTTGGCTCTCTTGTCAGAATTGTGTATATATGGAGGGGTAGGGGATCCcaatttctgggattttttttttcttgattcattATGGCCTGAATctgctctttttaaaaactcaaggTGCAGTGAGGTATTGCAATGGATAgggcactggccttggagtcaggaatacttaagttcaaatatgtcttcagacacttgacacttactaggcTAGATACTTACTAGACCCTGAGCCAGTCACTTACCCCTTATTGCCtcactaaaaaagaaattaaaataaaaattcaaactatttttgaaatcaaacatttttgaaaggaaaaagaaagtacaatACAATGCCAGTGTCCAGTGCATTTCTTGTTAAATAATGAGATAATTTGAAAAGACAAGATTCTGAATAAACCACCATTAAAGAAAGTCTGTTAGCAGTTTCATAATTTAATGaaaaagtatttgtaaaaagGGGACATTTGAAAAAGACCGAGTTTATCTTggaaaattgaatatatatatatattatatatatatatagacgtgtatatatgtatacatatacacatatatatataaaacaaaatgcaaacaaaaaattaacaaataatgtTAAGAGGTAATATTTCAAACAACAATTAACCACCAAACACATACAGTAAAAACTAGCAAATACACTTTGGGGACAACACTTGAGAGCTATACAACCAAAGGCTCCTTCATTTACCTAGTAAAATCCtgtaaaaaatatcaaaactatTTCCCTGACTGGAAATAACTTTATTCATCATCCCCAAAATGGTAAAATATCTGGAATTTGGCTGAAGCACCATTTCTGtgttagttgttgttgttgttttctcccACATACTCATATCTGAAAGGCATGAAACAACATGGCTGCTTGGCTGACCTCTTAAGTAAAATTTTTCTCAAGGCAGTGCTACCATTATGGTATCATACTAATAAATAGCTAAggaaaactcaaaagaagatCTCAGGATACTTAGAGTACAAATAAGGGGGTAATTAACTTATTCATTCTGAATGACCCATGGCTTAAAAACACAAAgcattttccattaaaataaaacatgaaacttAAAATGCTCTACTGCATATTTACATATGGGCACATGCACCCACATGCAAGAAGTATTGTGAAGATGTAATTCAGGAAAGGCAAAGtacagaaaaatatatatcatgataatttttttttaaatacctgaaAAGAAACAGTTGTAAGGATGCAAAGTCAAATGGGGGAAGAAGCAAAGCTGCCAAATGTAAATTATTTCCCAAGAGAACTGGTCCTGAATTTCCACCACCAAAATAATTggaatcaaattaaaaatgaaaatttgagtttgcctttaaaaataaaaacatgcctttaaaaatatttattgatcattaCTATTGTGCTTTCCCAAACTAAAAGCAAGGGAATACTAAATTAAGgctacaaaacaaacaaaaaaaaacctagagtTGGCATTTATCACCAGCTATGGCGCCTTTTCAATTAGGTATGCAACATTTTTATGATTAGAAGAGGGACAAATCCAATGATTATCCCCAGCAATAAAAAGTGTAAGGTGGCAAGATTTGGGATCAGGAAGCCTGCTGTTTCTCAAAAGAAAACGAAGGGCTTTTAGTTTGGGATATTGCTTCCAATCCGAGTTTGATAAGCAGCTTACTATGTCCATATGTGTTCAACATATGCTTACAAATTCTGTTTGGCAATAAAAATGTGcttcaaaataaaagcaaacatacAAAACTGTCAGACGAAATGAATTAAATcaagcttattattattattattattatttttaaataccagGTATAAATAGCCCCAAGGGAGATAAGGTCTCATTTGAGGGAGGGTCCTGGCATCCTCCTCCATGATTGCCTCAATTTAAACATCAGAGCATTTTCCTTTAAAGTAGTACCTCTACTTTTGTAAACACTATCCACAAATTAGCCATTTGTACTTGTTAGCTGGGTAACATATTTACAAGTGCATTCCCCAAACAAGCAATCCTATATACAGGCACCAAAAATTAAAGTCCTAGAGGGGCAATATTTACAGAATAAAGCAAGGTACTCTAAAGAGAAACAACCTTTTTGCAAGGGGGTAAAGAAAGAGGCTTATCTAGAGGTCAGTGAGTTTGGCAGCATCCATACTGTTGGTCTCTTAGTCTCTACTCTGAAGACAGTTTACAGATTTGCACAGAATTAGAAACTGACAGCAGAGCAGGACCTTGGTTTAGTAGTTAGGTACTGCAGGAGCAATAGGAATGTAGTTGTAGTGTCTACAAAACACACTCTCTTGCAACCCCTTAACAAAAGCAAGGGCTCTTAATTCCTATGGCTACCAGTGGCAACCTGGCACTTCAATTACTTATTGCTAACAATAAGTCTTGCTGAGAACCCGGAATAATGAAAATAGGTTcctgaagtaaaaaagcaaacaCAAGTATTTTTGAGCACACATCATATGCTCGGCTATTCCTTGTTCTCTCTttcatgcatgcacacacatttatcacatacatacatacatacatacatacacacattcccAATAACAGaactaaaaacaattaaaaatctgCTGACTCCTATATGCCCTTGCAGAAGCTGGGTTTGTGAGTCTTTTTAAAACTGCTGGCCAATTCACTGTTACTTCACCCTTTTCTCATTGCATTTTCTCCTAACATAGGCATTAAATTCTAGAATCCTTTGGTGTCTAGGTTTGCACCAATACACTGGGATTATATAAATGTTGAGTGACCCTTTCAAGTTTCTAATCACCTTTGCACTGAACTGTGAGAAAccacatttgttttatttctgccGCGACAATCTCTTCCAAAATCCTTAGAAGGACTTTCCCTGTCTGAGCTATTTCTTCTTATCCTGACTTGCTCTTTATTCTCATCACTTTCCGCCTCCGAGTCACTAAGTTCCAAATCAGGGCAATACCCGTCATTTTCCTGATATGGTGCTCCTCCTGTCTGATATTCAAGAGTCTGCTTACACCACAAACGCTCCTTGGTGTTAAGTCTTCTTGTTGACTTTTCACAGCATCTGAGGTCTTCTGTGGTCCTCACCAAACTATTGGTTGCCTCTTTAAAGGACCTATTGAAATGTTCAATGGAAGATTTTCTAAAGCTGCTCTGACTGGACAAGTGAGAAGAAAGCACAGGCTCTTGTTCATATGGCGTCTGACTAGAATTATCTCTCTGTGTGATATCTCCTGATCTGCTGTTGCCCATCAAGCCATTTGACTTTGCAAATCTAGAATTCtgttgtatttttccatttccaatgGAAGACTGTCCCTGCAATGCAGCTTGAAGTGCCAAAGGCTTTCCGAGAGATTGCCCACGATGAAATTCAGAAGGCTGGGCTAGACAAGACTCTTTTGCTTCATTCCTAGAATGGCTGAGACTGGCTAGTAGCCCATTACTCCTGCTGTCATGGGAATACTTGGAATAGGATTTCATTCTCATTTCAAATGTCTCCTGGGACATCTGCATACTTTTTTTGTTGTAATTTGGAGCTGAGTTGCTATTTTCATCAGGTGAGAGAGGTCTGTTATTGGTTTTCATTGAGTTGTTTTTGCAGTCTCCCAGCGCTGATTTAGGCATTTTTAACTTTAAAGTTATTCTTGGAGGTGGATAAAACAGTGTGTTTTCTAGTGCACTTGTCAGAGGATgtcctaagggaaaaaaaaagaatcattttaataGTTAATTTACATTAACAATCAATATCTTCACAACAGAACACGTTCATCAATCTAAgtattaaacaacaacaatgattttttttaaggacacatctttaaaagaaattggTTTGTGGTAGCTAGATCAACAGGCTCAAATGTACTCTTAGAAACACCAATGATTATCTATATAGTCTTCAAAACTTTCAATTTTCAGTAATTACAGACAAATGCAAACACACAGAgctctttccccccttctctccttcttcccatatttctctttctatcatattttgaaaaggaaatccAGAAAAACATCTTAGCATGTAGGATGTAGGATGGAGACTcctacaaaaaaattagaaatttcatACACATATCATcaaaaatgttggagaaaatatctcttctctgaacttttattcattttaacatattatttcactttaattCTTCAAGATAATCCCCTTGCATTGACAGAGATatacaagacagcaagcaaaacttaaatttttgttttgttttgttccccTCCTTAGGAGTGTAAGCTTCTGGAAAGTAGGAGTAGTCTGgctttttctatttacattcccAGTGCATTAGCCTAATGTCAGCACttgataaatgatttttcatctatccattcattcattcattgccaCAGCCCTAAAGCCTTAGAAGCTATGAGTTTCTGTACTCAATCTTCTGGCaatattctcttttaattagactttGGATGGCAGATTTCTCTGTTTGAATGCCAAGTCTTTCCAGTTTGGAAGGATTTAGTAAACTTGGACTCCATTGACATAACCTTTGAGACCTAAGTCAACTACTTCTGTTCATGTTCAATGAAACCTATAAAGACTCCATGATTTTAGATGATTAAGACAAATCTCTCATAAAGTCAAaccaaaatcaaattattaggaatattttcattatttttagacTCCCCAAGTTTTGCTAGGAACTACCAAGTGCCTTTTTTCAAGCTGGAGGGACTATTTGAGCTCTAATGTCCCCGGCTGCTATCATACCATAACCCAAAAACAATCCAGGGAAAGGTGAAAAATGACAACTTCAAAGATTCCCTGGCAACTATGAGGTATGTTCTTCAACTGCAGAAAGTCTCCAACTCCTGACCCACTAGCTGTAAATCCTATAAGAATTCTTTTAGGACCGTAGGTAGTATCCAtgtaattacaaatattattacaaCATGATGAGAGGTAGTATGGAGTGGTGGAAAGAAAACTGGTTTCAGAAAGAGGAAGACCAGGCTTCAAGTCCAGCCTCTTACAAGCTCTCTGGGTGACTCTGGACATCTTCATACCTAGGAAACTTTTAAGACTTTCAGCTGCAATATATGAGCTGATCAGCATTAGTAAATGCTGATTTACTCATCAGAGGCTCCCCATAAGTCTGACCCAATCACAATACCTGTGGCAATTTCCTGATTAGCAAGTTGGACTTGAAAATTGAAGATCTGTTCATGAACTTTGCTGTGAGACAGTTTCAGCTTCTCTCTCCTGCTGACCATGTAGCAGAGGTTTCTGACCTACAAGTCCAATCACCCCCCAAAAGGCAGAGATTTAATTTGTGTTAAACAGATCTAGCACTTGGAATTACAACAAATATAATTGGggagaaataaaaacataagaaCAGGCTAGTAAAATACAAACATTGTAAAATCATAtggaaataacagaaaaattagGAATTTCATACATGAATCATCAAAAAATGCTCCAgaaatttcccttctcttttattcattttagtatattatttcacttcaatttttcaaggaaattccctttcattttcagagaaagatATACACAGTTGTAAACAGAACTTAATTTTTAATGTCTTGTCTTTACCATTTGGAGTATCAACTCCTGAAGATTAGGGGTTGTCTgactttttctatttgcattccCAGTGCTTTAGCATAAtcagcacttaataagtgctttttcacCCATTCACTCAGTTATTCATTGCCACACCTCCGAAGTCTTAGAAACTATGAGTTTCTATGTTTGAAAACATTTATCATCTGGTGCCCAATCTTCTGGTAATGAGCCTTTCGTAACTGGTTGTTCCTTGGACAACAAACTTGTGTAACATCATCTATCTCAATTCAAAGCCTTTCCAAGCTTGGAAGGACTGAGAGAAATTGTACTCTTCTGACACAACCTTTGAAACCTAGGGTCAAGTACACACAGAAGTGTACTGGAGCTAGCTCAAATCAGTTTGcaagagctgattattaaattttcagggtttgtatttatacttcaaaaatcagcaaaggccataaatcaggacttgatttatttttttttaatgattggcTAGCcttaagaaagtaatagaaaaaatgttaatcatGCAGTTTAAATTTTAAGTATGTTGTATTCCCCACCTCCCTCCAGCTGGTTATTAAATTTTTACTAGCATATCCCTATTTATACACTATGATGCTAACCTCAAATGGAAGCACTTCAGTATCATTTTCATGTGTGCCTGTACATCTATGTGACTGCATATACAGTGTATACTCAGTGagtgtatacatatttttacatgcatgtaaaaatatttacagagaaAGCAAGGATTAATTGTTGccttacttttaaaacttttaacatACATTGTAACTCAACAGCACTTGGACTAGACTGAACACAAAGAAGTATTAGATTAGTGGACAAGAGGATCCGTATAAAAAGAGTCTGGTTTAGGTGATCAAGCTGGATTAGGTGAAGGATCCATATAAGACAGAAAAGTAGTTTTGGAAATGTGGAAACCAATATTTTGCTGAATTTTCTAGGTACATCCTGTCATACCTAATAAATTATTACTGTAGTTGAAACCCAATTTAAGTTTTTTTCACAAACATAGCTTTGTCAAGATGAAATAGAGCAGATAATATGTTAAGCTGTAGTGTATAGCATTTGGCAAAAAGGTCCAAGTTGTTCCCCTTTAGATTTAGCTTAAAAAGCTGGTAATTGGCCAATGCCCATGTTTTTCTCCCTGAGCTTGTGGAAAACCATAAATCAATATACCTTCTTCCCTAGAGTAAGGTAGATTTAACTAACGTCAGTCCCACCCTTGTTTGGTGAGAGGCAGAGCAAAGGGAGACAATTTCCATAAGGAGGTAAGGGTAAAAGATATTTGTGTTATCAAGAAGTTAATTTAAAATTgacagaaagacttttttttttttaaattcccaaggATATTCTAATTTGCTCCCTGGGAGTAAGGCAAGTACTTGGGAGGATTACATTAAATACTTTGTAGCTGTGATTCTCAAATGTCTAATATAAACTGTAAAATTAGCCATGAGCAATATATTATCTTGTATGgttacattttttattatgttcaGTGATAAACCAGCATTTATATAAAGAGTTACCGACTACTGAACAGATAAGCAGATTGTCAAGTCTGTccccatctccattttataattccaCACATTCAAATTCACTTACCTCGATAATTTGGTCAAGATCATTAATTTACCTTTACTAAGTAGTAAGACAAAATTTAATTTGACAATATCTGAGGCAAAACTAATGTCGATCTATAATGTGGTTTTGTTACCATATTATGGCAGGTACCAAAAGTTTGGGTTCactcatgtgaagaattcacaatggctattctctctggcaaaaggtagatttatttaggggaagtagttatagaaaaatgaagggatacaacagagtccaggaatgataaatatgaaatagagggGAGAACATATGAAAAATACGTTTTTCACTGGAACTCACAATTGCCCAGTAGAAAAGGAACACCTCATGAGAATAGAGCCTGCCCTTAGCAGAgcagactaaatcctgaaagggacttagccccctaaaagagttagttagctataaggagaagtGGAGTTGAGAAGCTTAATGGAATTAGGGgagataccatgtggcatgggggaaggaggaatagGGAGAAAAACACCACAACATAGTGTCATGGCaggctgacccaaaggaaggcattTCCTTTGCAAAAGTCATGGATCATAAattgttttatagggaaaattcaGCCTCAGGGTCTTGacataattttgatttctaaCTGGATTACCTTTAGAGGGTAGGACCAAGGCACTAAACTGACCTCCATTTTCAGAGCCTTTCTCCTGCTTGTCTAAGAGATTAATTTTTATCACCTAAAATTGAAGACTTCATCAAAACAATCTCAGAATTTCATCTTCAAATTCTAGTGCTATCAATAAGTGTATCATTTCTCCAAACCATAAATTGTACattagaaattaataatttaGTAAACTGAACCCACGATTGGTCTGAAAGACTGATCTTGGATAAAGTGGGGTGAGTGTTTAATTGACTGAACATGACAAAATTTCCCAAGTTTAGATAAATGGTAGATTTGGTGTAGAATCTTAAAGGTGTGTTATCTTGACCCATACATACATAGTTCAGGTCCCTGcacctagtaggtacttaatgaatccTTGATTGATACTAACTTCAGCTTTTGGGACTTCTTCCTTACTagttaaaacataaaataaaacaaaaacaaaaaaagaccatCTCAGACCTCAACCTTAGCCTGAAATTTTggtttcagaggaaagaaaaaaaagaaaaggggcatAATTTAGGGTGTCCCAAAAGTGTTAAGCTTTTCAGCTTATCTTAGCTTTAATGgtaaaagaacataaaagagaATATACCTACAAGTTTGACATGCtgaacttagaatcaagaagatttgagttcaaatctaggttcacacactttctagctgtgatcctgggcaagttatttaacctctgcctgcctctgttttctcatctgtaaagaatgAGGATAGTAACAGTctctacctctcaggattgctgtgaaaattaaatgaaacagtacttgtaaaatgcttagcctGTCACAtggtaaatactaaataaatgttagttattattttttatcactattattattatcatatcatatgttattacataaatataatagaatatagaatGGTATGTAGTGTATCACAATGTAATATATAATCATAATGATATTTAATTAGAGCtacattataattaataataaataatatttataaagcaatttgtaaatcttaaagtgttataacAATGACAGCTATGATGATGGCAGCGGTGAtcattcctgattttttttttactacttgtCCAAATTCAACACTGATAAACTACTTTCTTTAGTTTCAGGGAAACAAAAAGgttataataatacaaaaaagggacaatattataaaacaatttaaactaGAAGAGGCTTATTTTTCTACTGAGCCAAGTATAAAGTTTACTGTTAGCCTTTTACTTACTCTCTCCAGATCCTGTCTCAGATGCATAAACATTCTCATGCGGGTATGAATGCTATCTTCTTTTGGCTGCACTAGGCCATTTTCTTCATCCTCCTTAGGAGGAAATAATGGcttattaaaattactttttcgTTTTAATTTCCAATAATTGTAGATGAAGTCCACAGCAAGTTTTGGGAGGCCAAGTTCTGCAGCAACATCCTCTACTTTTACCAGAGAGTAGAattcttcttctagctctcttaatttctggGCCCGCAGACTGGTTTTCTCACTTTCAATCTGATTGTGATCACCAGTACTTTGGGAATGATCACTTGCATCAGTCAAAGAGCTCTGCTTGTTTTTGCTATGCTTGAGGCAGTATGACTTGAATTTGACTTCATCCCCTTCATCAAGAATAGTCTTCATTTCTAGGCTATGTTCAAATGCACAGGTAACATGAAAAGCTGTGATACAACTTTTTACAGAGCACtgtgggaagaaaataaaactcaataTCAGCTGGGGGAAGAGAAAATACACAGATGtcataaaacaaaaccaaacaaaacctaAAGGCTTTCAAGAAGCAAAAGATTCTATTAACACAAAACTGTTCTAAAACCATGCATCCAATACAAAAGTACCTAGAGAAGTAATCAAacctatctctcttttttttttttttattttattatagtaactttttattgacagaatccatgccagggtaatttttttttacattatcccttgcactcacttctgttccgatttttccctcccaccctccaccccctcccctagatggcaagcagtcctatatatattgaatatgtcctagtatatcctagatacaatatatgtgtgcagatccaaacagttttcttgttgcacagggagaattggattcagaaggtagaaataacccgggaagaaaaacaaaaatgcaaacagtttacattcatttcccagtgttttttctttgggtgtagctgcttctgtccatcattgatcaattgaaactgaattaggtctctttgtcatagaaatccacttccatcagattacatcttcatacagtatcgttgttgatgtatataatgatctcttggttctgctcatttcacttaacatcagttcatgtaattctctccaagcttctctgtattcatcttgctggtcatttcttacagaacaatcatattccataacattcatgtaccacaatttacccaaccattctccaattgatgggcatccactcagtttccaacttctagccactacaaacaaggctgccacaaacattttggcacatactggtccctttcctcaAACCTAtctcttgaggaaaaaaaaacaccagtcCCAGCAGGATCATCAAAGTAGATTATGACTCTAAAAggtttaaaatgataattaataacaatgacttgttttatatttaaggtttttttatatttgttttctatcCCTACAAAATGGGTAAGCGccactttacagaaaaggaaactgaagctcagagcaTTTGTGATCTGCTGTCACTCCTCAAACCTAGACTATCTGATTCCTTGCCCAGGGTTATTGTTGCTACACAAATATAAccaaaattgtttcattcttctcTAAAAGTACaggatcataaaattatagatttaggtctagaaggaacttcagaagtcatctagtctgaACTCCTCAatctacaaatgaagaaactgaaccttAGGGAGGCTTTCACAAGGTCTCACAGTTTGGATGTGGCAAGTAAGAGTGAAAGCAGATCCATGACtgcaaatccaatgttctttccactgtactatttCCAACGTAACAatttaaagtaaataatttaaaaaaattatttcacaatgtttaatattactattattcatTATAAGTAACAGGAGACAAATTATGTATTTTCATGACTGATTctttgagggaaggagagaagagaatggaagaaaaaataaatgttttgagaAAGCATAGTAGGAGAATTATGTTAAAATGAACAGATATTCtcattctgaaatattgtatatgtaAATGGAGTTCATTTATCCTTATTTTCACTCTAGAATTTTGATAATTAGAAGGTTATCAAAAGTATAAATTACATGATCTTGGACCACTAATAGACTGTATGGCTATAGTTTGAGTGCCTTGCTCGTTTTCCTTAATAACTAGAGTTAAAAAATCCAATACCTGAAAAACctgaacacaatactccaaaCATTTCCAAGCAGACAAGcttaattaaatcaattctactgatgttgttgctgagtcattttcaattgcgtctgattttttgtgaccctatctggggttttcttggcaaagatagtggagtgatttgccatttccttctccagttcattttatagatgaggaaatggaggcaaatgagttacttgcccagggtcacacagctagaaagtctctgaaatcagatttgaactcaggaagatgaatgttcctGACCCTCTGTACTTTATTCACCTCAACACCTAGAATTTATTAACTGTTTGCTGAACTGGGTTCCATCCAGGAACTCTATACACTGTCCTCAATTCTACTGATAGATTAACTCTCAATAACAGTACTAACCAAGAGCTTGTGCATAGTACACATGCAAAATAACTCCAATCTATCATAGGATCATGTATTTAGactggaagagaacttagaggACAACTAGTCTGTTCattcaaatccctcattttacagatgataattagaatttaagtttcttcTTCAAGATCACATGGGGTACTAagaagagccatctgcatccagaaagagaattatgggtacttaatgtggatcacaacatagtattttcacttttttgttgttgctattgtttgcttgcttccttcttttctcattgtttttctttttgatctgatttttcttgtgcagcataataaacgtggaaatatgtttagaagaattgtacatgtttaacctatattagattgcttgctgtctaggggaagggaatggaaggaatggagagaagggagagagaaaaaattggaacacaagattctgtaaggataaatgttgaaaactctctttgaatgtattttgaaactaaaaaactgttataaaaaaagaaaagaaacagagctTGGATCAGAAAAAAGATATTGATTTCTTCTGCTTCCAAAATCAAagctcttttctttc
Encoded here:
- the JADE3 gene encoding protein Jade-3 isoform X1, whose translation is MKRHRHLSSSDSSDNESPSTSFSSCSKYRSKSKTPAKEQKKPAEVFRKDLISAMKLPDSHHVNPDEYYLFADTWKEEWEKGVQVPASPDTIPQPSLRVVSEKVKEVLYIRPRKYIHCSSQEPTEPGYINILELAESVCRYDLDDMDIFWLQELNEELKEMGCGTVDENTMEKTVEVLERQCHENMNHAIETEEGLGIEYDEDVICDVCRSPDSEEGNDMVFCDKCNICVHQACYGILKVPEGSWLCRTCVLGIHPQCLLCPKRGGAMKATRTGTKWAHVSCALWIPEVSIACPERMEPITKVSHIPPSRWSLVCSLCKLKTGACIQCSVKSCITAFHVTCAFEHSLEMKTILDEGDEVKFKSYCLKHSKNKQSSLTDASDHSQSTGDHNQIESEKTSLRAQKLRELEEEFYSLVKVEDVAAELGLPKLAVDFIYNYWKLKRKSNFNKPLFPPKEDEENGLVQPKEDSIHTRMRMFMHLRQDLERVRNLCYMVSRREKLKLSHSKVHEQIFNFQVQLANQEIATGHPLTSALENTLFYPPPRITLKLKMPKSALGDCKNNSMKTNNRPLSPDENSNSAPNYNKKSMQMSQETFEMRMKSYSKYSHDSRSNGLLASLSHSRNEAKESCLAQPSEFHRGQSLGKPLALQAALQGQSSIGNGKIQQNSRFAKSNGLMGNSRSGDITQRDNSSQTPYEQEPVLSSHLSSQSSFRKSSIEHFNRSFKEATNSLVRTTEDLRCCEKSTRRLNTKERLWCKQTLEYQTGGAPYQENDGYCPDLELSDSEAESDENKEQVRIRRNSSDRESPSKDFGRDCRGRNKTNVVSHSSVQR
- the JADE3 gene encoding protein Jade-3 isoform X2 — protein: MLILMNITSLRIHGKKNGKRVFRVVSEKVKEVLYIRPRKYIHCSSQEPTEPGYINILELAESVCRYDLDDMDIFWLQELNEELKEMGCGTVDENTMEKTVEVLERQCHENMNHAIETEEGLGIEYDEDVICDVCRSPDSEEGNDMVFCDKCNICVHQACYGILKVPEGSWLCRTCVLGIHPQCLLCPKRGGAMKATRTGTKWAHVSCALWIPEVSIACPERMEPITKVSHIPPSRWSLVCSLCKLKTGACIQCSVKSCITAFHVTCAFEHSLEMKTILDEGDEVKFKSYCLKHSKNKQSSLTDASDHSQSTGDHNQIESEKTSLRAQKLRELEEEFYSLVKVEDVAAELGLPKLAVDFIYNYWKLKRKSNFNKPLFPPKEDEENGLVQPKEDSIHTRMRMFMHLRQDLERVRNLCYMVSRREKLKLSHSKVHEQIFNFQVQLANQEIATGHPLTSALENTLFYPPPRITLKLKMPKSALGDCKNNSMKTNNRPLSPDENSNSAPNYNKKSMQMSQETFEMRMKSYSKYSHDSRSNGLLASLSHSRNEAKESCLAQPSEFHRGQSLGKPLALQAALQGQSSIGNGKIQQNSRFAKSNGLMGNSRSGDITQRDNSSQTPYEQEPVLSSHLSSQSSFRKSSIEHFNRSFKEATNSLVRTTEDLRCCEKSTRRLNTKERLWCKQTLEYQTGGAPYQENDGYCPDLELSDSEAESDENKEQVRIRRNSSDRESPSKDFGRDCRGRNKTNVVSHSSVQR